In the Candidatus Electrothrix sp. GW3-4 genome, one interval contains:
- a CDS encoding phosphate/phosphite/phosphonate ABC transporter substrate-binding protein yields MKKIALSILLFAAVLTLQACKTDEAGEKSTAVSEKNETPVARPISNEKPLRFGYMICDSRKLSEERFSPFTAYLEKKLGRRVEMILKNTFEFESLIKNNEVDFFHVNSIVAVLLKEKYKADLLAIDVRGRNGYKATGTIIARKDSGIETIEDMRGKSMVFGPALAPFGYMAQYAMLLDNKFDPETDFSSYTIPSGAAKHDKVIYGVEYGKYDVGAAPRIDLDRLVEENIINLDDYNIIAESDPMPYCTIGARKEIDPALKEQVKNILLNLKGDEIATVDGETLKVLKRMLIDGFAPVVDSEYDAIREDLKLCNMPPYTKY; encoded by the coding sequence ATGAAAAAAATTGCTTTAAGTATCCTGCTATTCGCTGCCGTGTTGACTCTCCAGGCATGTAAGACTGACGAGGCGGGCGAGAAGTCCACTGCTGTTTCGGAAAAAAACGAGACGCCTGTAGCTCGTCCGATAAGCAACGAGAAGCCGCTTCGTTTTGGTTATATGATTTGTGACAGCCGTAAACTGTCTGAGGAACGCTTTTCGCCTTTTACCGCCTATCTTGAGAAAAAGCTCGGCCGCAGGGTGGAGATGATTCTTAAAAATACCTTTGAATTCGAAAGCCTGATAAAAAATAACGAGGTTGACTTCTTTCACGTCAATTCCATTGTTGCAGTTCTGCTGAAAGAGAAATACAAGGCAGACCTGCTGGCCATTGATGTTCGCGGGAGAAACGGATACAAGGCTACCGGCACGATCATTGCCCGTAAGGACAGCGGTATTGAAACCATCGAAGATATGCGGGGTAAGTCGATGGTCTTTGGTCCGGCCTTGGCTCCTTTCGGGTATATGGCCCAGTATGCCATGCTGTTGGATAATAAATTTGATCCTGAAACCGATTTTTCCTCGTACACTATTCCTTCCGGCGCTGCTAAGCATGATAAGGTGATTTACGGTGTGGAATACGGAAAATACGATGTTGGTGCTGCACCCCGTATTGATCTGGACCGTCTTGTGGAAGAGAATATAATTAATCTTGATGATTATAATATCATTGCTGAGAGTGATCCCATGCCGTATTGCACCATTGGTGCCCGCAAAGAGATTGATCCGGCTCTGAAGGAACAGGTCAAAAATATTCTCCTGAACCTGAAGGGTGATGAAATCGCGACAGTGGATGGAGAGACACTCAAGGTCCTGAAGCGGATGCTTATTGATGGTTTTGCTCCGGTTGTTGATAGCGAGTACGATGCAATCCGGGAGGATCTCAAGCTCTGTAATATGCCTCCATACACCAAGTATTAA